Proteins from one Sarcophilus harrisii chromosome 2, mSarHar1.11, whole genome shotgun sequence genomic window:
- the GKN2 gene encoding gastrokine-2 — MKTHVFLLAVLAIFCTRALGYEVFNYLNNGGQETVQIENEKNIAIININAGKCSSTTIFDYKHSYIASRLLSRRACYIMKMDHESIPALDVLKRYAYERQEMQSMFSPKYTWVKYNPIESLITDIDWFLFGSPIEKLCKHLPLYKGEVVKEKGGAKGCAKVGILGILHIGICADIHL; from the exons ATGAAGACTCAT GTGTTCCTTCTAGCTGTGCTAGCAATCTTCTGCACTAGAGCTCTCGGATATGAG GTTTTTAACTACTTGAATAATGGTGGTCAGGAAACGGTGcaaattgaaaatgagaaaaacattgCCATCATCAACATCAATGCAGGAAAATGCTCTTCTACCACTATATTTGACTACAAGCAT AGTTATATTGCTTCCAGACTTCTCTCTCGAAGGGCCTGCTACATCATGAAGATGGACCATGAAAGCATTCCTGCTTTGGATGTACTCAAACGATATGCTTATGAGAGACAg GAGATGCAAAGCATGTTTTCTCCCAAATATACTTGGGTGAAGTACAACCCTATAGAGTCTCTGATCACCGATATTGATTGGTTCCTGTTTGGTTCACCCATAGAGAAGCTTTGCAAACATTTGCCCCTGTACAAGGGTGAAGTGGTTAAAGAGAAGG gTGGTGCTAAGGGTTGTGCAAAGGTTGGGATTCTGGGAATCCTTCATATTGGTATCTGTGCAGACATCCACCTTTAG